The following are encoded in a window of Roseimaritima ulvae genomic DNA:
- a CDS encoding winged helix-turn-helix transcriptional regulator, with product MKRKLQLDQDWRSYCPVSRTLDLVGDKWTLVVVRDLLLGLTRYEQFLDRPEKISTNILANRLKRLETLGFVERRQYSEHASRFEYQLTSQGERLRPLVQSIIDWGLANIDGAQMRLRPNSEKPEQATGKKKSSRSDKG from the coding sequence ATGAAAAGAAAGTTGCAGCTTGATCAAGATTGGCGATCGTACTGTCCGGTGTCACGTACGTTGGATCTGGTCGGCGACAAATGGACTCTCGTTGTCGTTCGAGATTTACTGCTCGGGCTAACACGCTACGAGCAGTTTCTGGATCGCCCCGAGAAAATCTCAACAAACATCCTAGCCAATCGGCTGAAACGGCTGGAAACCCTGGGATTCGTTGAGCGTCGACAGTACAGCGAACATGCCAGTCGATTTGAGTATCAGCTGACTTCCCAGGGCGAACGCTTGCGGCCTCTCGTCCAGTCGATCATCGACTGGGGACTAGCGAATATCGATGGTGCGCAGATGCGGCTGCGGCCGAATTCGGAAAAGCCGGAACAAGCCACCGGCAAGAAAAAGAGCTCACGTTCCGACAAAGGTTGA
- a CDS encoding formylglycine-generating enzyme family protein, with product MSKPEISEFQSSTGVVMLRVAAGSFTMGSPESEDGHRIWEQQRDVTFVNPFYLGKSPVTQDQYEAVTGTNPTDHEAIRDAPVDSVNWDQANEYCQKLTKVDRETGVLLDGWHPATASRLRLPRESGNA from the coding sequence ATGTCGAAACCAGAAATTTCAGAATTCCAGAGTTCCACCGGCGTCGTGATGCTCCGAGTAGCTGCCGGTTCTTTCACCATGGGGAGCCCGGAATCTGAAGACGGCCATCGTATCTGGGAACAGCAGCGCGATGTGACCTTCGTGAACCCCTTCTACCTGGGAAAATCCCCCGTCACGCAGGATCAGTATGAAGCGGTCACGGGCACGAATCCGACGGACCATGAGGCCATTCGAGATGCACCGGTTGATTCGGTGAACTGGGACCAGGCGAATGAGTACTGCCAAAAGCTCACCAAAGTAGACCGCGAAACTGGAGTGCTGCTTGACGGATGGCATCCCGCCACCGCTTCACGTTTGCGTTTACCACGAGAATCCGGAAATGCTTGA
- a CDS encoding DoxX family protein produces the protein MFRSHTNPQDSAALGVGMMLILTGSSHFFRTAEMVQMLPDFLPLRYLGVILTGVLELLLAALVVRRTTRRTAAVLTLLMLLMFLPVNLYAAWVKAPVGGHQWGVSYLFVRIPAQFIIAGWIWFWLPSRRSVNRNRLC, from the coding sequence GTGTTTCGCAGTCACACCAATCCGCAAGACAGTGCGGCTCTTGGCGTCGGAATGATGTTGATCCTGACCGGATCGTCTCACTTCTTTCGCACGGCAGAGATGGTGCAAATGCTCCCCGACTTCCTGCCACTGAGATATTTGGGGGTGATTTTGACAGGGGTGCTGGAACTACTGCTTGCCGCTCTTGTCGTGCGACGCACAACTCGCCGAACCGCCGCCGTGCTTACGCTATTGATGTTGCTGATGTTCCTTCCGGTGAATCTCTATGCCGCTTGGGTCAAGGCGCCGGTCGGGGGACATCAGTGGGGCGTGTCGTACTTGTTCGTGCGAATCCCAGCCCAATTCATCATTGCCGGTTGGATTTGGTTTTGGTTACCCTCTCGCAGATCCGTCAATCGAAACCGGCTTTGCTAA
- a CDS encoding ankyrin repeat domain-containing protein, which yields MTDGIPPPLHVCVYHENPEMLEWLLDHGADMERREQDYGSTPLNTAVVMRRKRIIRILVKRGAEASRAMSLAQRGLAGDFEDDPSLDREGYQDIVELLRELNVDSGH from the coding sequence TTGACGGATGGCATCCCGCCACCGCTTCACGTTTGCGTTTACCACGAGAATCCGGAAATGCTTGAATGGCTTCTGGATCACGGAGCTGACATGGAACGCCGCGAACAGGACTACGGTTCGACACCGCTGAACACCGCTGTCGTCATGCGCCGCAAGCGGATCATCCGAATCCTGGTGAAGCGAGGCGCCGAAGCATCACGCGCCATGAGCCTTGCACAACGAGGATTGGCCGGTGACTTCGAAGATGACCCCAGCCTCGATCGCGAGGGATATCAGGATATCGTCGAGTTACTTCGAGAGCTTAACGTTGATTCGGGTCACTAG